TGGTGCTCCCATTCACATGATGTTaatcaaaagaagaaaaaaagacaccaaATGGGATACTCTTTTGTATTTGTATCACTACCAGGATTCCTATGGTGTAAACCATTCACTTACAGAAAATGGCAAATAGACCATAAGAATGAAACAGCTTACTTTTCTGAGGATTGTGTGCTTAAGGTCCAGGTTTTTTCCCAACAAGCTACTGCCTCCTGTTTTCTTCCCAGTCTCCAGAATACTTCACCGCACCACAATCCTGCACTCAGACATTCTGAGAGGGAACATATCACACCATGACATAGTCTAAGAGAGACCAAACAAACATCATTTACTATATATTAATGTAGAAGTGATTAGGTTGGCAAATACAAGACAGAATTGGAGATGCTGTAATTTGTGGGATAAGATAAAATAGAGATatatttaatgttattttttattaatttattaaccAAATGCCTATCGTTAGAAAAGCAGATAACTTGTGCAGAATTTGTTTAACATTTATTCAGAACATAATGCTGTCAATACAACAAACAGTGTTGAAAAACTCTGCTTAAATCATAGATTATCATACCCAAGTTAAGTCCCTATTGTGTTTGATCTCCCTTGACGTGCCTTAGTTTGTATAATTAGCTGGAGTGCATTGGCACTGACCCCCTGTCTAGAGCTCAGACACATTTATCTTAAAGTTACATCTCTAATGAACATACCTGGGAGTGCTTGCAGGCTGAGTTGGAGGTCTCTAAGTGCTTCTTTTAGCTGGCCTGTCTGGGTGAAGCTGATGCCCCGTCCGGCTAGTGAAAGCCCCTTTAACCTCTGAAGGACACACAGATCTTTTCCCTGCCTGCTAACCATATCTGCACTGGGGATCTGTGGCTGGAAACCTGTTATTGAACACCACATAATAAAGTGCACAAAGTTACAGTACTTGTTCAAAGAATAATGAAATTGCAACATCTTACTAAAAGTCCTAAAAATACTCACCACTCTTTTTACAGCATACCCTCACAAACAGGTTTATACACCTGAAATGCATAGTGAAATattatgtgtttgtttataaTCATTAAGACTAAAAAGATGGCATCAGACGGACCTTGTGTAGAGAGTGACAGCCTGCTTCCAGTCCTTCAGGTATGTGTGGCAGTGACCCTGTAGCAGATAGGCAGCTCCAGCCCAGAGCAGCAGCTCCAACCTGTCCTCACCCTCTGCACATCCTCTGGTCTCAACTTCATATTCCTCCAGCTCTTCTAACACCACCCTCTCTGGCAGTAGCTCCAGTGTCGAGCTCATGACTTCATCACACAGCGCCATGCAGTCAGCAGGCCGTCGGGCCATGAGCAAGACAGCACCGGCCTGCAGGTAAAGCTCAGGTAACCTGGGAAGGGGCGGAACCTCGACTGGAAcctgagacagacagacagcaaacAGATGTCAGTTAAAATTTGAAGAAACAGTTTCCAATTATGGTGGTTTTCACATATGCATGCAAAAATATATATCCAATGCTCACTTTCTGACTTACTGCATGTTGGTTTTCTGAGTGGAGAGCAGCCAGCAGGTCCAAATAATATTCCACGCCCTCTGACGCCCTAGAGAAACATAATCACACCCATTAAACAATAACTTGGCTATTCTTTTCTTCATCTACATTTCATAGTTGAAAGTAATGGTGAGGTGCCAGCAATAACAGGATTAGAGACTCTGAGGTTCATGTTGGCCTTCTCACCTCCCATGGAGCGCACTTTTCAGGGCCAGACtatgaaggacagagagggcaGAGGGAACAGAGAGCAAGCTACTCAGTGATTGGCTGCTGAGTAGTAAGGACGGAGAGAGAGGATGAGTACCAGGCACGGCAGGCTCTGTGGAGCAGGGCAACATCAAAGTCTGTGGGACAAGAGAGGTTTCATGTTTCAGTGCACAGGCCTACATGAGCTGGTGTAAAGCTTCACCTGCTGAGGGGTAAACTTACcacaacaaagacaaagaaggttttacaacaacaaaaaatgtcaacaagaaATAATTTGGACACATGTTAAGCCATTTGGTATATTTCTCTGCCATCCCTATATGGACTTAAAGTTTGTGTTACTCACGGAGTGCAGCAAACGCAGAGCTTGTATCTCAGCTTGTGTATTGCCCAGCTGTCTGTAGATGAGCATCGTCTGGTAAAGAGCACATACACACCTAGAGTCTGTCTCCAGTGCTTTTCGGTAACACTGCAACGCCATCTGAGGGCAGccctgcagacaaaaaaaaaaaagactcactGCATGCAAATGCTCAAACCTTGGATGATGCAAGTATGATGCATGCTGTTTCTCTGTTCATATGTTTCATTATTACCATGTGGGCGAGACAGGAGCCTGACAGGAGATGTGTGTATGCTAAGAGACATCTGGGAGCAGGCAGGGAGAAAGCTGTCTGCAGATCAGACAGTGCTTCTGAACTCTGACCTTCACTTAACCTTTCTGCACCTGAATGAAGCAAAGAGCTCAATTAATCCATACAACAAACACAAGAAGGCTatttatatctattttatttacacTGTCATACATCTAAGTCTTAAGGTGTATTCAAAATGCACTGAAGACATCTGGGACATTTTCTCTAACACATCATTAACATTActaactctgatttaaaaagccaacatcAGCATTCAAATACAATCAGCTAAGACTAGGCTATTTTCCTTTTCTCACCCTGGAATTATCTAAACTCTTTTGAAGCCAATGTTAAACATTTATACACAAAGTACAGCAAAGCAATCAAGACTTTAACCCAGCGCTAAAGCTACTTAAACTGCACAATACTTTCATCAGTAAACAATGatctttatttgttttgcagACATCACGATAAATCAATGAATGTTGCAAACCTTGTGCGATGAATGTACATATGTGTAGTAGTTCAGAGAGTCGTCTCGGGTCCACCAGCAGTAGAGGAGTGTCAGGGGACTTTTTCCCTGCTTCTCTCCTGTCATCCCTAATTTCAGCAGAAAGTGTCCCAACCAGAGAGAACAGCTCATCCTGCAAATACAGTGCTTTTTTCACAACTGTTTTCCCTTATTTCATGTTCCacaaaagcaatgaaaaaaatcagcaaatacAGCTGGATAGGTTAGAATGCTATTTTTTGTAGCAGTCTAGTTGTAAACCAAGGTCCAACAGATATACCAGAGTATTATTGAATTGCAATATAAAATAAGGCCAAGGCTGTAATAATGTAACAGTTTTGGACTTGACACTGCAGCGTGTGATCAAATACACGTTTACTGTTTTATTagcagaaacagaaagagaaaacaagttAATAAAAGTTATACCCATAGTAAACATTTTTGGATCTGTTGATGTCTATTTCCCTGTGTCTTTATGAATAACTTTTCAAAAGGAATCTTATGTTGGTtccttttaaatcatttcaaaaagGACATATAACTTAGATGTACCTTCTATGAGAAgtgtaataaaataaagtttgttgTGGTTTTATATTATATAGTTAAACTGATTGATTTCTTGTTGTTTTCAGATCTAACCCTCCAACAaaccagaaaagaaaaaatatttacagaattCCTCTATGTGTCCAGACTGTTTCGATAAAAAATCTACAACTTGAGAGTTGATAGAAGAGGTTAATTCTCATGACGGATATAGAAGCCCTGTGATgagatacagagaaataactcaacacagccaaaatacCAAGATTATGattaaaacagctttcataTCTCTAGAGGTGGCACATTCCCATACCACACTGAAGAATAATTCTGGTTGTTTACGTAATGATCAAGATCAGGGGTTTATTCTCACAGGATAAATAAGAGCTTCTTTTAAGCCTAATCAAAATTCACTAAATGGGTACCTGTTCCTTTAAAAAGAGACACTACTTGAAACAGAGCCTACATGTAGACCTCACCTTAAATTCTTGAATAATTTTCAGCTCACAGGTGGCCTGCCATACTGCCCACTGCAGACACAGAAGGTGCAGCACACATGATTTCAAATCTGTTCtttctgttgattttaaaatggtTCTCCACAACACAAGACGGTCTGAAGCATCATGATCATCTCCTGTCACCTGTAGAACTGATGGAAAGGAAAGCATCCTGCCATAAGTCACATTTGAGCAATTATTCAAACTAACATGAAACTTGATTTATAGCATTTCTTTCTATGTCTTCTGCTTCCACAGTTTTGATATCGATTCACAGGGTAGGTCTACCTCTCTGTGCTGCGTGATGAAACAGCCCCTCAGCTTCAGAGAAGCAGGACTGAGCTGTGAAGCACACACAAGTGTTGTACACCACTGTCAGCTCCAACTTCATGTGATCTATAAGAGGAGGGATGCCTGCACCGGGGAACATGGAGAAATGAAAGGAGGGTATAAGACACAGGAAATTTAAAAACCTTTGAAACAAACTTTTAGATAATTTAATGTACACTTTATGAGTCAGAAATACACCTTGAATATTTCTTAAAAGTTTGTGAAACTCAGAGGAGCAACATCTCAGATGTGTCTGGTTCTGATCTCTGGTCAAAGCATCTTCTCCTCTGTCCAGCTGCTGCAATTCAAGAACCTGGATTTAATTATAATTCATAGGACTTAGATGTACTCTTAAGTGTTCATATTTTTAGTAACTTTATTTCAACACTTTAATGAAGACAAAATGATGCCACTTTGTTCAAAACATTTGTCTCTTGAAATGACTTTACAACACAACATTAGTTAGAATTTGGGCTATAAACCAACTATCCTCATATTTAATGTAAACATTatatttaatataataatacTTAAGCCCCACATTAATACATCTCCAGtaagaatgaatgaaagaagaaaTAAGTACAAGCTATCGTACATTACAGGGcttaatattcacccccttcaagtcaatatttagtagatgcacctctggctgtaatcacagcactgagcctGTGTagacaggtctcaatcaggcttgcacatctggacactgcaattaaCTCAATTCTTCTTCTTAAAAGTAGGTTATAGCCAACTAGCTCCCCCtagttttacacagaaatggtaaGTTCCCAAGTTTCTCGCTTGACTTATTGCTAAAATTAAGCAACAGAATGTTTGCTTTTGCagcattaaacaaaaaatgagtacTTCCTCAAGTTCTGGTATTGACACAATAAAATGTACTGTCCCTACGAGAAAAAAAGGATATAGGCGGCAGTTTCATCCTTTTTTATGCAGGTCAATAAGGCAGTCTGCTTTAGTGTCGTTAATGCTGGCTTTAAGACATAAACGAAGCTGATAAATACCTACCTCCCATTGTCTTACCAACTCGTTGTTCTCCTTTGTCCAGCCATCTAATAAAGAAGGCTGCTGGTAGGTTGTATGAGACATTTCTTCGCTATTTTGTGGAAAAATACAAGTGGGTCATTTGAAGTTTCCCTCGTTCGTCATGAAGCTAACACAGGAAATAAACGGTGATTTTATTGTGGCAGCGGGGCTGTGctgccccctgtggacaaaccGGGAAGTAAGGCCTGTAGCCTGCTGACTGTCCGGTAGATGGTGCTGTGACAGAGCAAAGTCCTGCAGGGACTGTTCTGGAAACTTCAgtcatttggatttttttcagcttATGTGAGAtgctctttttccttttttttttttaatgtgagagctttaaaaaaaatacacataaataaaCATAGCCTACTAACACGTTTCGGTAACCTTAATGTCTGACTCTAATGGCTGTCCTCTTCTAACAGAGATCAGCTTTGACATATTGTCACCATCATATAATCACATGAATGCACACCCTACCAAATACAGATTTATAGCAAGTAAACATAATCCAATGCCTTAATTGTATTGCAGCTGAGTCATCCTTAAGACTGCCAGAACAGCCATTTTTCTGGTTGTCCCTCTCAAGGTGACTCCCACTTCTCTCACCCAGCCCTCTCCTCTCATCCCTCTTTGTGGCTCCATGTCATCCCTTCATCAGTGCattatcttgctctctgttgTCTGCAACCTCCACCGTCTGGCTTCAGCACTACCTCTCATCTCCAGTTTTCTTTCATTGTCTCAAATCACAGAAAGAGCTAAATATAGGATAAAACAAGGGAAGTTCCTGATATGTATACCCTGGGTACTCACACAGCTGAGCAGGCGTGCACACACTAACATGCACATGATATCTTTCATTCTGATTCTCACAGCTTATTTTCGCTCAGACGTACTGCTGTTTTTGGACATTTTCCTGTGTATTGATCCTGCTATTTtccatctctctgtctcactgCAACCGTCGTTTCAAGGACAAGGTCATGGCAGAAGCCTGCCATCTCTGCTGTTCTTTTCTCAATGTCATTCACGTGGCAACAATTCAAACTACCATTAAAAAGGTTTGTGCTGTCATTGTGACTAATCCTCCACTTTCAGGATGAAAGAGCAAAATACAAACAAGAGCCTAAAGTTGTTGTTTCATAAATTCTTTCATGGTGCTCTCTGTCCAAGCAGGGACCATACATCACTTGGTCTGTGAATGTTCTGCCTTACATCTCATTTAGCAAACAAGTGAGGTGAAATCTATTTTACAGCTCTATCACTGGTGATAAGCCCTACATTTGAGCAAGCTTGTAGGCCTACATACATATCAAGAGCTTGTATTGTAACACAGGAGAGATAGGCCTATATGTGAGGATTTTTACATTAGCTGTATTTGGTTCAAATAACAAGGAATTGAGGAATATGAGCTGCTGTATATTGAACATCAGATCCTCATAACACCACAACGCAATCTGCCAACGCTGCAGAGTTGTCCTCATTTATTAAACATGAAGCTATTGTAGGGAGGGGTGTGACACATGTTATTTCTGTCCTGTATGACCTGCTGTGCACCAAACATGTAAGATCTGGTGCAAATCATTCAGACACGCAGTCTTTAACATGGATATAGAAACATTCATGAAAAAAGGTGAAACATGTGTGGTAGCTTCACCTTGAAGGACCTTatcaaaaggtagctgaaagaCAGGTTAAGGGCTTGCGTGCTGCACAGTCCCCTGGGTGTCATAAGGCTTAGACACATGTTCATAGTCATGAAGAACAGCTGATGCAAACAAATGCTGTGCTGATCCATCTGTTTAGCAACATACATCTCAAGGGAAGAAGGGGGAAAAATTGTCGTCTGGTCCTTTAAGGTACACGGAGTAAACTCATTCACCCCGAGTTTGAGAAATCAGTGTGCTTTGGTCTTCTCCTTAGAGGAAACACGCTTTAGATCAACAGACAGCAGGGTTTGTGAATGCTGTATCATCTAGGAGCTGTGGGTATCCTGATGTGCCTGGAtcataaagttgtttttttatgctacTGTTTTTGGCTGTCTATCAGTGCTGGCATGTCACGCAGCGATGAGATAACAAAATGAAGAGTTAGGTTTGAAGTTTGTCAGTGTAGTAAAGCAAAGGGAGAGAGAATGTGTGTGTCAGTGGCCCAGCAGTTAAGTTGAGTCCCCTGGGTGTTGGCATGGATCTGCAAACTCACTGCAGCACAGAGAGCATCAGCACAAGACACTTCACATCCTCTCTTTACACACCTTAGCCTCAGCTAACCTTAaggaaaatgtattaaatttatGCAAAACTTTCAGAATAAATCATGTACTGTTAGGGATGTATCTTTTGAAAAAGTGCACCTCAGAGCTATGAATTTCTTTTCCCTTAAATTACTGATGCTTAAATATTTGAAAGCAATTAATTATATACTAACGTTTTCAAGCATGTGCACCCTACTGAAATGAAAAGGGATGCTTGCAACATACACACGCCATAATTCTCTCATTAAGTTGTATAGCTTTGGGCTACAACACGCCtctactttattttcagtgaaaaaagGCGCCTCTGATGAGTGAAAAGGTTTTATTTCTGCGGAGCCAGAACTTTTGTGAGGCACAGATATCTCTTTAAACTGAGTGTGAGCTCGTGCTGACTAGTGTCTTTTCCCTCCCTCCTATAAAAGCCAGCTCTCCCCCTCCTGCTGCAGTCAGTCCTCCTCTGGTCCGCCAAACATGAGTTTCACGGTAGACCACCACTTCTTCGGCCCGGGCTCGTACCGCAAGGCTCGGCCCGCCTCTGTGTCCTCCAGCGGCTTCCACTCCCAGCGCCGGCGCCTCACCTACAGTCAGCCGTCCTCTGCCGATAGCCTGGAAACCTTCAACGGCGACATGACGAGGAGGAGCGAAAAGGAGATCCTGCAGACTCTGAACGACCGCTTCGCCGGATACATAGACAAGGTGCGGAACCTGGAGATGCACAACCGCAACCTGGAGGCGGAAGCGGCGGCTCTGCGGCAGAACCAGGCCGGGCGCTCCGCGGTCGGTGAGCACTACGAGCGCGAGCTGGGGGACCTGAGGGGTCTCCTGCAGCAGCTTACAGGGGAGAAAGCCCGCGTAGCTCTCGAGCACGAGCACCTGGAGGAGGACATTCAGCACCTGAGGGTGAGGCTGGAGGATGAAGCACGAAATAGGGAGGAGTTGGAGGCTGCCGCTCGAACCATGAAGAAGTACGTGGAGGAGTGCCGCCTAGCGCGGATGGAGCTGGACAAGAAGCTCCGAGCCCTGGAAGAAGAGAACGCGTTTTTGAAGAAAAACCACGAGGAAGAAGTGGCGGAGCTCCTCGCGCAGATTCAAGGTGCGCAGGTGAGCTTTGATCTGCGAGACTCGCTGAAGACGGACGTCACCGCGGCACTGCGAGAGATCCGCACGCAGCTGGACAGCCACGCGACCAGGAGCTCAACACATGCCGAGGAATGGTTTAAAGGTGAGTTCTGTCAAAatgtcagaatatgagaaatgtTATCTTAGTTTACTAAGCTTAAAATCACCGCGAAATATTGGAAAATGCGTTTGTAatctctgtccatggtgctgaattGCCACACCCCTTTTTAACATCTCACCGATCCTCTAGAAACTTGGGAATAATATACCGAAGAGGttaaattgcagaaaaaaagcagtaaagaaaTGGCTATGATACCAGAAAGAGGAGACCCATAgagatgaatattttttttaaaaaatctgtggGTTGAGGCCCATGTTTTGCCGCAGAGAGATGATTTTTATTTGAAGCCAGCACTGCAGGAGTGAGATGGCACACTGAGAGAATATCATGATTAATTTTCACCCTAGCAGTGGGGTACTGCTGCTGTGTCCTTGCTTCACCCCTGTGCTCATCTGACCCTGAAACTCAACAACCAGAAACAATCAAACCGATTCAAGGTTGATGTTGGTGGTGGGTAGAATACCAAATGCTCTATTAATGGATTTATGCTTTAACTACCGTCTTGTCTGGCGTCGTTGCTGGGGTTACATAAGGGCATGGAGTCAGCTATGGATGCAGATTTGATGCATAGACTTTCTAAAGCCAGGTAGAAATTAAGACATCATCTTGTTTTGACCCTCTGGGAGTATCCTCCTCTTTCGTATAGTGCAAGAAGATGCAAGATATTCTGCTGACCTTTGAGCTACACAAATACACTATTGACAGCTTTGAAGGCCAAG
The Cheilinus undulatus linkage group 5, ASM1832078v1, whole genome shotgun sequence DNA segment above includes these coding regions:
- the fancg gene encoding Fanconi anemia group G protein isoform X1 — encoded protein: MSHTTYQQPSLLDGWTKENNELVRQWEQLDRGEDALTRDQNQTHLRCCSSEFHKLLRNIQGIPPLIDHMKLELTVVYNTCVCFTAQSCFSEAEGLFHHAAQRVLQVTGDDHDASDRLVLWRTILKSTERTDLKSCVLHLLCLQWAVWQATCELKIIQEFKDELFSLVGTLSAEIRDDRREAGKKSPDTPLLLVDPRRLSELLHICTFIAQGAERLSEGQSSEALSDLQTAFSLPAPRCLLAYTHLLSGSCLAHMGCPQMALQCYRKALETDSRCVCALYQTMLIYRQLGNTQAEIQALRLLHSTLMLPCSTEPAVPGTHPLSPSLLLSSQSLSSLLSVPSALSVLHSLALKSALHGRASEGVEYYLDLLAALHSENQHAVSQKVPVEVPPLPRLPELYLQAGAVLLMARRPADCMALCDEVMSSTLELLPERVVLEELEEYEVETRGCAEGEDRLELLLWAGAAYLLQGHCHTYLKDWKQAVTLYTRCINLFVRVCCKKSGFQPQIPSADMVSRQGKDLCVLQRLKGLSLAGRGISFTQTGQLKEALRDLQLSLQALPECLSAGLWCGEVFWRLGRKQEAVACWEKTWTLSTQSSEKSLSVYLQEPQTGPLLDSTELRCRIKELGLTLSA
- the fancg gene encoding Fanconi anemia group G protein isoform X4 — encoded protein: MSHTTYQQPSLLDGWTKENNELVRQWELDRGEDALTRDQNQTHLRCCSSEFHKLLRNIQGIPPLIDHMKLELTVVYNTCVCFTAQSCFSEAEGLFHHAAQRVLQVTGDDHDASDRLVLWRTILKSTERTDLKSCVLHLLCLQWAVWQATCELKIIQEFKDELFSLVGTLSAEIRDDRREAGKKSPDTPLLLVDPRRLSELLHICTFIAQGAERLSEGQSSEALSDLQTAFSLPAPRCLLAYTHLLSGSCLAHMGCPQMALQCYRKALETDSRCVCALYQTMLIYRQLGNTQAEIQALRLLHSTLMLPCSTEPAVPGTHPLSPSLLLSSQSLSSLLSVPSALSVLHSLALKSALHGRASEGVEYYLDLLAALHSENQHAVPVEVPPLPRLPELYLQAGAVLLMARRPADCMALCDEVMSSTLELLPERVVLEELEEYEVETRGCAEGEDRLELLLWAGAAYLLQGHCHTYLKDWKQAVTLYTRCINLFVRVCCKKSGFQPQIPSADMVSRQGKDLCVLQRLKGLSLAGRGISFTQTGQLKEALRDLQLSLQALPECLSAGLWCGEVFWRLGRKQEAVACWEKTWTLSTQSSEKSLSVYLQEPQTGPLLDSTELRCRIKELGLTLSA
- the fancg gene encoding Fanconi anemia group G protein isoform X2 — encoded protein: MSHTTYQQPSLLDGWTKENNELVRQWELDRGEDALTRDQNQTHLRCCSSEFHKLLRNIQGIPPLIDHMKLELTVVYNTCVCFTAQSCFSEAEGLFHHAAQRVLQVTGDDHDASDRLVLWRTILKSTERTDLKSCVLHLLCLQWAVWQATCELKIIQEFKDELFSLVGTLSAEIRDDRREAGKKSPDTPLLLVDPRRLSELLHICTFIAQGAERLSEGQSSEALSDLQTAFSLPAPRCLLAYTHLLSGSCLAHMGCPQMALQCYRKALETDSRCVCALYQTMLIYRQLGNTQAEIQALRLLHSTLMLPCSTEPAVPGTHPLSPSLLLSSQSLSSLLSVPSALSVLHSLALKSALHGRASEGVEYYLDLLAALHSENQHAVSQKVPVEVPPLPRLPELYLQAGAVLLMARRPADCMALCDEVMSSTLELLPERVVLEELEEYEVETRGCAEGEDRLELLLWAGAAYLLQGHCHTYLKDWKQAVTLYTRCINLFVRVCCKKSGFQPQIPSADMVSRQGKDLCVLQRLKGLSLAGRGISFTQTGQLKEALRDLQLSLQALPECLSAGLWCGEVFWRLGRKQEAVACWEKTWTLSTQSSEKSLSVYLQEPQTGPLLDSTELRCRIKELGLTLSA
- the fancg gene encoding Fanconi anemia group G protein isoform X3 yields the protein MSHTTYQQPSLLDGWTKENNELVRQWEQLDRGEDALTRDQNQTHLRCCSSEFHKLLRNIQGIPPLIDHMKLELTVVYNTCVCFTAQSCFSEAEGLFHHAAQRVLQVTGDDHDASDRLVLWRTILKSTERTDLKSCVLHLLCLQWAVWQATCELKIIQEFKDELFSLVGTLSAEIRDDRREAGKKSPDTPLLLVDPRRLSELLHICTFIAQGAERLSEGQSSEALSDLQTAFSLPAPRCLLAYTHLLSGSCLAHMGCPQMALQCYRKALETDSRCVCALYQTMLIYRQLGNTQAEIQALRLLHSTLMLPCSTEPAVPGTHPLSPSLLLSSQSLSSLLSVPSALSVLHSLALKSALHGRASEGVEYYLDLLAALHSENQHAVPVEVPPLPRLPELYLQAGAVLLMARRPADCMALCDEVMSSTLELLPERVVLEELEEYEVETRGCAEGEDRLELLLWAGAAYLLQGHCHTYLKDWKQAVTLYTRCINLFVRVCCKKSGFQPQIPSADMVSRQGKDLCVLQRLKGLSLAGRGISFTQTGQLKEALRDLQLSLQALPECLSAGLWCGEVFWRLGRKQEAVACWEKTWTLSTQSSEKSLSVYLQEPQTGPLLDSTELRCRIKELGLTLSA
- the fancg gene encoding Fanconi anemia group G protein isoform X5, which translates into the protein MSHTTYQQPSLLDGWTKENNELQLDRGEDALTRDQNQTHLRCCSSEFHKLLRNIQGIPPLIDHMKLELTVVYNTCVCFTAQSCFSEAEGLFHHAAQRVLQVTGDDHDASDRLVLWRTILKSTERTDLKSCVLHLLCLQWAVWQATCELKIIQEFKDELFSLVGTLSAEIRDDRREAGKKSPDTPLLLVDPRRLSELLHICTFIAQGAERLSEGQSSEALSDLQTAFSLPAPRCLLAYTHLLSGSCLAHMGCPQMALQCYRKALETDSRCVCALYQTMLIYRQLGNTQAEIQALRLLHSTLMLPCSTEPAVPGTHPLSPSLLLSSQSLSSLLSVPSALSVLHSLALKSALHGRASEGVEYYLDLLAALHSENQHAVSQKVPVEVPPLPRLPELYLQAGAVLLMARRPADCMALCDEVMSSTLELLPERVVLEELEEYEVETRGCAEGEDRLELLLWAGAAYLLQGHCHTYLKDWKQAVTLYTRCINLFVRVCCKKSGFQPQIPSADMVSRQGKDLCVLQRLKGLSLAGRGISFTQTGQLKEALRDLQLSLQALPECLSAGLWCGEVFWRLGRKQEAVACWEKTWTLSTQSSEKSLSVYLQEPQTGPLLDSTELRCRIKELGLTLSA
- the fancg gene encoding Fanconi anemia group G protein isoform X6, with product MSHTTYQQPSLLDGWTKENNELVRQWEQLDRGEDALTRDQNQTHLRCCSSEFHKLLRNIQGIPPLIDHMKLELTVVYNTCVCFTAQSCFSEAEGLFHHAAQRVLQVTGDDHDASDRLVLWRTILKSTERTDLKSCVLHLLCLQWAVWQATCELKIIQEFKDELFSLVGTLSAEIRDDRREAGKKSPDTPLLLVDPRRLSELLHICTFIAQGAERLSEGQSSEALSDLQTAFSLPAPRCLLAYTHLLSGSCLAHMGCPQMALQCYRKALETDSRCVCALYQTMLIYRQLGNTQAEIQALRLLHSTLMLPCSTEPAVPGTHPLSPSLLLSSQSLSSLLSVPSALSVLHSLALKSALHGRASEGVEYYLDLLAALHSENQHAVSQKVPVEVPPLPRLPELYLQAGAVLLMARRPADCMALCDEVMSSTLELLPERVVLEELEEYEVETRGCAEGEDRLELLLWAGAAYLLQGHCHTYLKDWKQAVTLYTRCINLFVRVCCKKSGFQPQIPSADMVSRQGKDLCVLQRLKGLSLAGRGISFTQTGQLKEALRDLQLSLQALPDYVMV